The DNA window CCTTCTTCGATGAGCTTCGCCGTCAAGCGTTCCAGGTGGGTGCGATCAGCCACGACGTTCCTCCTCCTCGGCGAGATGGTCGGCCACCTCGTAATCGAAGTCGGCGCGCACCAGCCGGGCATTGCTCCTGGTGACCATGGCATCCTCGGCGCATGGGATTAGATCGGCCTCCTCATCAAGGGCCGCCGCGATGCGCTCGCGCTCCGCAAGGATGGCTTTGGCAATCGCCTCAAACGTGCCAGCCTCGTATGCGGCCTTCGCGACATCTCGCACGTTGTCGGGGATGAGGGAGATCTCAGCCATTGCCACTCTCCTTCAGAGCGGCGAGAGCGGCATCGCGCGCTGCGTTGAGATCTGCCATCAGCGCGTTGCTGCCGCCGACGTCCGGATGGCGCTTGCGAGCGAGCGTCCGATACGCATTTTCAATAGTCGCTGTGCTGATGTTGAGTGCCGGAACGGTGCGTAGCTCCAAGACATCGCGCCAATCGCGATTTCCGGGCGCCGGCAGTGCTGCGGTGAAGCCGCGGAACGTGGCGCGCACCAGGGCAAGAGTGCCGTGGCGCAGCTCGACCCGCCGTGCCTCGAGCACGTGGTGGATCGCCTGCAGGTTGGAGGCTGGCGTATCGTAACGATCGACTGGGATGCATCGCTGCTCGCCATCCCAGACGAACCACACCGCGACGCCGGGATCGGTAGGCTTATCCGCGCCGAGCGAGACGTTCGACGACAACACGACGTTCTCCACGCGTTTGCCGCTGTCGGTTCCAAACAGGCGAAGGCTGTCCTGCACGTTCTTCAGCGCGGCGGGGAGCGTGGTGCGGAACTGGCCTTTCTCGCGGCGGGTGGCGCGCGGGAAGCTGTCGGGCCAGGAGAGAGGATAGGCGGCGGTCATGTTTTCTCCTTCTCCTTCGACGCTTCGCCATCGACGCGCTTGACCTTGACGATCAGCGCCATGGGCTCCAAGCGCCGGACTTCATCGCGGGCGGCGCGCGGCGTCGGTGTCGAGATCTCGCGGACGTCGATAGTCGTGAAGACGCGGAAGATGGGCTCAGACATCGGTGGGCTCCTTCGCGGGCTCACTCGGCTGGATAACGTCTCGGATGGCTATCCACCGCTTGAAGATCTCTTCGGCCTCGGCGCGAAGCTTTTGCCCAACAGCCGGCGCATAGATCTCGAGGCTCTTCGTCAGGCTGACGGAGATATGCAGTAAGTCATGGATGAGCCCGTTGAGCGTTCCCACCGTTGCTTCGGCGCGCTCCGCCCGATCGGCCATCGCCTCCAGATCTTCGATCCAGACGGAAACTGCTCGGCAGCCGGTCTTCTTGCCGCGTTCGATATCGGCCGCTATGCGCGGTGGTAGGGGCTTAGCCATTACTGCCTCCAAGGTAGAATCCCATGTGGTTGAGGAGGGCACCGATCTTCGCCGCCTGCTTCTGTGCGGAGCGGTCGATCTTCTCGATGCCTTTGGTGATCTCGCCTTGTGCCTCTCCCCACGCCAGAAGGCGCGTCACGGCCTTGTCGGCATAGGAGCCTGCCACCAGGACCAGCACGGGGTTCTCGCCGCTGGTGATGCTCTGGAGCCAGTAGAGGATGGCATACAGCGCCTTCAGGCCCGGCTGGTCGTGGAGTTCGGCCAGCACCAGATCCTGCAGCTTGGCGAGGCGCCGGCGAACCCGATAGCACTCCATCTCGTCGTAATCCGAGAACGGCTCCCAGAACGCGATGTGGAGCCAGAGCCTGACCTCGACCAGCTTGGCGAAGTCGTGCTTGTTCGTGACGCCGCCGATCCGGTTGAGGCAGGAGAAGCTGTTGCCCATGGAGAGCGAGGCCAGCATGCGTGCAGGCAAGGCGAGCTCGATGCGGCGGGTTTCGGAGAGATGGATCATCGAACCACCGTCACCTTCTCCGCAGCGCGGGTGACGGCCGTATAG is part of the Pleomorphomonas sp. PLEO genome and encodes:
- a CDS encoding J domain-containing protein, encoding MTAAYPLSWPDSFPRATRREKGQFRTTLPAALKNVQDSLRLFGTDSGKRVENVVLSSNVSLGADKPTDPGVAVWFVWDGEQRCIPVDRYDTPASNLQAIHHVLEARRVELRHGTLALVRATFRGFTAALPAPGNRDWRDVLELRTVPALNISTATIENAYRTLARKRHPDVGGSNALMADLNAARDAALAALKESGNG